The genomic region AAGAAAACTTCAAGCAGATCTACTCACAGTTCTTCCCGCAGGGAGGTGAGtgcccatccccatcccatgccCTGCATGGGTGCCTCTGCTGGGCAGGGGCTCACACATCACCCCCTCACACTGTCTGCCTCCCCCCAGACTCCAGCACATATGCCACCTTCCTCTTCAACGCCTTCGACACCGATCACGACGGCTCCGTCAGCTTCGAGGTGAGCTGTGGCTGAGGGGAtggcagcggggcagggagggcacgTCCATTCAGGTACCgtgggctgggctgagcagcGTTGCTGTTGCAGATGGATGGAGAGCTTCGCGGGGACTGATGGAGTTTATTAAATTCCCAGAGGCAGTGGAAAAACattgaaaagcaacaaaaaagggggctttctgtattttatggcTAGTGTCTTCCAGGTACCCAGACTGGCAGGCACAGCCATGGCTGGGTCTCGTTCAGGCTTTGGCTGAACAGAAGGTCTTGATGCACATTGTCCTCTTGGGTGCTGTGACCCAAGGGACTAGCGTGGGACAGATCTGGGGACGAGCAATCGGTTTTCCTCAAGCTCTTTTTGATACTCAACGTTTCCCTTGTCAGCCCGGCCCCAGGGCACATCTGCTTTGGGGCTGAGTTCCCCCGCTGCAGGAGGGACAAGCAGGACTGTACCCTCTGTGTCTGTGAGACCCTTTGTGGCCGTAACTCCCGTCTGCCTGCCTTGTACGTCCTTGCAGGACTTTGTGTCTGGGCTGTCCATCATCCTGCGGGGCACCATTGACGACCGCCTGAACTGGGCCTTCAACCTCTACGACCTGAACAAAGATGGCTGCATCACCAaagaggtgggatggggggggtccAGGATGGTCCCCGGGGCCAGCGCAGGTCTGCGCCCAGCAGGGACGAGGGCAGGACGCAGGGACGAGGGCAGGACTCAGGGGTGTTGGCTGAGCTCTGGAGGAGAGTTGGGGGGTCAATATTTACTGAGCACAGCTTTGCAAACAGGTCCCTCCTGgcccccccagcactgctgtgtcTCTGGGGTGGAGGGTGGATGATGGGAGTGCTGCTTTGGGGCTCCATCACACATGCAGGCACACACACGGCCCCACACTGTGCGTGGAGCCAGCAGGAACACACCTGAGCACCCCACAGCTCCTTCTGGAGCATCACAAAAAAGGTGGCGGTTGGAGATGAGGCGGAGGCGAAGCCCCATGTTGACCCTGCAACCCCCTTCCCTCCAGGAAATGCTGGACATCATGAAGTCCATCTACGACATGATGGGCAAATACACCTACCCGGCCATGCGGGAGGAAGCACCCCGGGAGCACGTGGAGAACTTCTTCCAGGTGAGCCAAGCACAtcctgggggagcagagctccAGCACGGAGCCAGTGGTGCCCAAAACCTGGCACAGTGGAGGAGAAAACACCCCGCTCTGGGGAtgaagcagggctgtgctggagccagGGAGAGAAAAGGCCATCCTGGTCCTGCCGGGTGCTTGGGgatggctggggcaggggtTCACTGTGTCCAGGCCCTGTGGGACCCAggcagggggtgctgggctctccctggggctggggctgtccctgccATGCCCCCTGTGCTGTGCTTGTCTGCAGAAAATGGACCGAAACAATGATGGCGTGGTGACAATTGAGGAGTTCCTGGAGTCCTGCCAGAAGGTAAagccaccagcagctctgctctggggctgggcCACGTCCCTGTCCCTTGGGAACCTCTGTCCCCCCATCGCCCTCCTGGCAGAGAGGGGGTGAAGGCAGGGCTCCCAGGGGCAAGGCTGAGGCTCTGCTTTGGGAACTGTATCCGTGCCAGCCTCCCTGTGCAGATGAAGAGAGCTGTGCATCCCAGTAGGGCTTGGAAACTGCTTGTAGTGCCTGGGGCTCTTGTCCCATGGGTCAGAGCCTCCATGAGGGTAAAGCCAGGTTTGGGGGGAGCTGCCCAGATTGCTGTGCCATGCCCAACCCACCCacttcccacctcctccccgcAGGACGAGAACATCATGCGGTCCATGCAGCTCTTCGACAATGTGATTTAGCTCCCGGACCTGCCTCCAGCCAAGCTCTCCTGCCACCAGGCCCAGAACCTGCTTCTCTCTCGACTTTTCCTTCGAGCCTCCCCTCCGCCGGCTGCACAGACACCCCCGCGGGAAGGGGCCTCCCTTCCTGGAGACGCGATCGGCACTGGGATCTTCCCTTCCCCCTGGGCCGGCTCTGCTTTTCTCGGGGGATCCCAAGCAGGTGCTCCTGGACATCGGAGCGTGGGCATGGCTGGCACGGGGCGAGTGTTTGGCCCGGATGGACCTCCCTGCACCCGTTCCCGGCGGGGAAGCCACAGCCTCAGGCTGTGATAGAGGCTTCCCCTGTACACAGCACCCTGTGCAGCCACAGCTCCCCCACCCCTGACccgccccagccctgggagcccCCAGCACTGGCTCCAGCCCAAACCCTCCAGCGACGCTGTCTAGAAACCAATAAAGTCTTGCAACAGGCGCCAGCACCTCagcttcctcccctgccctggccaTGCCCTGTCACGGGGAGTGTCCAGTGCATCGGCCATGAGCCACCGGCCGCCCTCCTTGCCCAGCCCCTGGGTTGTTGGGTGGGCAGAGGTGCTGTGCCTGGAGAAGGCAGCATGAGCTGTGGGGAGCAGCCCCTGATCCCAGGCAGGGGCCCAGTTAGACCTAGGAGGCTCATCCTGActtggggagaggggagacTAAAGGGACCCAAGGTGCCTTCTAGTGGCACTGGTACCCCAGGATGGAGGAcgctgggctgggagggggagcTGCAACCTCAACCCCTGTCCCTCGAGTTCGGGGTGCTGGCACACAGGGGACCTCGGGGACCCACTCTGAAGCTCCGATGGAGAGACACCCTTCTGACCCCTCCCCGAAAACACAGCAGCCAGAGCATGGGAACACGTGGAGGAGGGAGGTGTGCTGGGCTCCGGCAGCCACTCTGGCCCTTGGACCTCACAGCCATGCTCCCGGCATCATTTGCTGCTGACCTTTCCCTGCTCCCATGCCCTGGTCTGTCCCAGCCCACCCGCTGCCCGGGGAGCGAGCAATGGGGCAGAGAGGTGTCCCCACAGGCATagccctgtgctgggggcaCGGCTGAGCTGGCAGCTCCTTGGGGAGAAAgctgaggctggggctggccaggAGTCATTGCTGTGCTGCCGGCGGGCTGGAGGGTCACCTTGGGGCAGGGTGGGCTCAGCCCCTTCTCCTGGCACTGCCATGGCCCGAGGTGAGAGCCTGCCTGGGGACCTCGGGGATGGAGCCAGCATCCTGGCGCTCCCCACATCTTTATCCCCAACAGCTCCTCAGAGCTGGGTGTGTGCAGGCAGGCCTGTCCTGCCCACACACCCCTCCGAGTCCTGGCTGGGGAAGTGATGCCCATGGGCTAATGACCCCATACCAACCCCAGAAGCCCCTCTGTGCAATCCCACAGGCATTGGGAATGTACCCAGCGCCAGcagcctcagctctgctgctccagcctccacATCTTCAGCAGCCGAGGGCGGTCGGGTCTGGCCCAAGCTGTGGTGTCTGGGATCAATGGGGAAGGGGTGAGCAAGGCCAGTACCCGTGCTGGGCCGGGCCCCAGATCCAGGCTGAGCCCCTGGTGTCAGAGCCGTTAGAAACCCCCTCCTGGGGCCCTGAGCCAAAGCTatggggctgctccccagcgAGACCGTCCCTGGCCCAGCCCTTGCAGACATGATGTGTTTTTTTTAGGTTCATTCAACACGTTGTTCATTTCACAGTCCTATTCCTGGGTTTGCCGTGGGGCCGAGCTCCCACCTGCAGTCTCCCAAGGGTGGGAGGGTAGGTATCCCGATCCTTACCcctcctgtttccttctccccatcaTCCCTCTACCCAGGCTCTCTGGGGTACCCACTGTCCCCTGCCACGCGGAGCAgatgctgcctcctccctcacGCTGCAGGTCGCATGGCGtgacccccagccctggggcatgGTGATCCACAACCCGCTTGGCATCTCCAGACtgtatattttgtattataACAATAatatgggttaaaaaaaaaaaaaaaaagacaataaaatctAACCACAATCGCTATGCACACCACCGTTACTTTGCCTCTGTCAGCCatctgggggtgggggagataGGGGCTGAGGGTGTCTGCAGACGGTCGGCAGCctttttggggtgctgcagcTGTAGGATGCTCTGCATGGGTGTTCTGGGAGGTTGCATGGGGGACAGGGTGTGCGCTGGGCTGGCCAGGGTCCCGAACAGCCTGGCCTTGCCATCAATGGCCCTGTAAATACAGTCTTTCCCCTGCTAAGAGGCTGTAGGCATTAGGCTAATGGGGTCTTACACCAAGCATGTCAGGTCTCAGGAGTGGGGATGTCAGGTGTGTTATCAGCTTGTCATGAGAGCTGCTGGGTGAACCGGAGCTTGGGACCTGGTGTCCCTTGTTAGGATGGGGTATTTAAGGCTGAGCTAAGAGGAAGATGCCCAGCTACCACCTTGAAGAGGTGGGAGTGGACTAGAAAGGGGTTTTTCTTAGGGACATGAAGTGATGGCCAATCACCAGTCCTTGGAAAAATGCAGCcttgaaaacagggaaaaatggcttgaagcaaaacaaagaggaaaaaagcagcagataagtaagaaaacagcagaacaacAGGATAATGGACCTGATGTGGGACAGTGACATCCTCCAGCATTATGCAGCCTGTGGTTCAGGAACAGAAAGCTCAATGCAAAGAGCTGCCTGGAGACCCAAACATCTTAAAAGGCTGGGCTCTGGCTATGGGGGGAATTGCCATCATGGGACTGGGAAAGCTGTGTCTACTTTTTCTAAAGCCTCTGACTCCCCAGGGACCTTTTTGACCTGCTGGTGATTGCCCAGGTCCATGTACAGCAGTATGAATGGGCCTGAGTGTGTTTTCCCCTCTAACCCACCCTTCCCAGTATATCCTATCCCCTGTGAGCTCTGCTTGGCTGGTTGCTATTTTGGGTGATGCCATCCACAGGCTTGACGTGCCCTCTCACGGCACGGGGATGCTGTGAGCCACCGATGGGGTCCTTCtggtccccctccccagggtgAGGGGTAGGGGTGACAAGGGGGAaaagggtgctgtggggctcaCTCAGCTCTCAAATGCCCCTGTAGCCTTTTCATGCTAAAGGGGAAGAGGTTTGCGTGGGGATTGTTGCTGGTagctgtggggcgggggggcagctGATCCCCTGGTAGccaaaaaataatctctgtggGCCCTCGGGGggctgagggcagggaggaCTGGATCAGTCCCTGCAGGGGTGTCATCTGCTTGTTATGAGAAGCTGCTGTGTGAGGCAGAGCTTGGGATCAGGTGTCCCTTGTTATGATGTGGCATTTAAGGGTGGGTAACAGCAAAGTTGTTGGGTCTATGCTGAGAATGGAGGTGAGAGCTGATGGGTCCTTGGAAAAGGGCAGCCTTGTGTTGTTTCAAGCCATCTTCTTCCcagctttcagaggaaaaaagaatagtaGCTATGTGGGAAAACAGCTGAGCAACCGGATGAGGCAGCTGATGCAGCCTGGGGCAGTGATTCACTCCAGCATCCTGAATACTGCCTAGAAACACAAACCTCTTGTAAAAGGATGAGATCCCAGCATCGGGGGAATTGTCACCGCAGGATTATTTTGGGATGATCAAAGCTGTAAGTCTGAGCCTGCTTCAGGGTCCCTTCTGACCTAGCAGCCAACTGTCCAGCTCTGTATACGGTGGTATGAGAGTACTGTGTGCTTTCCACCCAAATTCTGTGCATTTCTCCTCTCTAACCCTTCTGTAAAGTCTTGTTGTGTATTAATAAATTTAGCTAGTTACTATTTAGGGGTAGCAGTACAATTGCtatttttgctctttgaaaGCTTTAAATTGGATGTGATGGTAACTAGAGATGCTCCTTGGCCAgggtctgtgctgcagcttcctgagCACGGGTATAGATGGAGCCAGAAACACAGCTGTCTTGGGTTTCTCATCATGCCAAAATATCATCAGTGGAAATAAGCTCCGAGAGCAAGGAACAGACTTCAGAAGTGCAAGGGAGGGTTTTGGGAAAGCTGAGTGAGCTGGGTAGGGCTAAACAGTGTCCAAATCTGCAGGGGATGGTTTTAATCAGAGTTTTAATCCATTTTAGTCAGTTTTGGCTGAAATGTGATGTGGCTGCCGTGATGTCTGCAAACTTTCTCCAGCCCTTGCTCACAAGATGGGGTTTCcagcagctttttcttcactgttttcttgCTGGCTGGTACCTGCCGTGGCCTCCCCAGTGCTGGGTGGGCTGGAAGGATGCCTCCCTAGAAAGCCTCAGGGGAGGCCTTCTTCTCAGCCCTGGGGTCTCTGACTCAGGCTCTGGGGGCCTGTtgctcccagccccacgtgCTCCCATGCAGCTGGAGACATGCTGTCTGACCTCAGGCCCCTTGTCTGATTTACCGCGATGAACTCAGCTTTGTAGCCCGTCCTTCGGCATCCTCGTAGCCCTTCCCAGGCGTGGAAACATCTGCAAGCGTCACATCAGCCGGGCTGTGctaggagggagggagcagctgtAGGGGCttgtccccctgcaccccatctCCGGCCCGGTCCCCCATCCGCGCCGCAGCCCCCGCAGGCCCTGCTTAGCTTGCGAGGCCCTGGCAGCGCCGCGACAAGTAGGTCACGCCTCAGGGGAGCCGCTGCTGCGCCCGCGCGGCTTCCGCGCGCTGTCCTCCGAGGCGCATGCGCAGAGCCGAAGTAAACACTTCATTTCCCACCCatccaccctccccccccggcgCCGCTTCCCTACACAAAGCCCATGGCGCATgcgctctcccccaccccgcacCTGCGTGTTGTCCTACTGCCGCCTCTCCCCTTTCCCGGGGCCTCTCGCGCATGCGCCGAGGGCACCACACTAGCTCTCCGCGCAGGCGCCATGGGCAGCCGCGGCctcgcccctccccccgccggcCTCCCGAGCAGGCGCAGTGCGCGCCCTTCCGCGTTCGGCGCATGCGCCGTGAGCGAGctccccctccgcccgcccgcctgcTCCCTGAGGTAACTCCCTCTCCTCAGTCCGTTGTTCCCGCTCGAGTGGCGCGGTcccggcagcgcggcggggcgggggggggggggcgttaGGCCGTGGCGGCCCGCGTCGTTCCTCCCCGCGGAGGTAGCAGCTCTCCCGGCCCCCGCGGCCGTCCCTCTGCGCGTTTCCGagcggggcggctgcgggcagAGCGGTGCGGACCGGTTGGGGCCGGTTCCCCGCGCAGGCGCAGGGCCCCGTAAACAGGAAGCAGCGGCGGCCCGGAGCGGCGGAGACAAAGGGGTTGCggagaggggaaagaagggaCTCGGGttggctcggctcggcccggcccaGCGAGCGGGGGTCCTGGCGGCGGGCGGCAGGATGGTGCAGAAGGAGGGGCAGGTGGCGCTGGAGGAGCCCCAAGGCAGCCCCAACCCGGCCGGAGTGCCAGGCGCTCCCTTAGAgccgccgggagccgccgcggggccggtcCCCGGGGGCGAGGAAACCGACACCGAGACGGAGACCGCGCTGGGCTCTCGCCGCTTTCTCTGCGGCGTCGTCGAAGGTAAGAGCTCTCGGAGGGGGTGTCTGATATGCCTGGGAGACTGGGGGCGTGGAGGGACGGGTCGGTGTTCCGGGGGGGCACGACGGTATCCCCGGGAGactgggggtatttggggggtCGGTATCCGCGGGAGActggggggggacgacgacTGGTCCCAGCTGGCGCTGCTGTTCCCCGTCTCCTCCCCCGGCCCAGTACGGCGCCCGGAGGAGCCCGCTCTGCGAGCAGGGTGGTGCGCGGTTCTTGGCCGAGGCTCTCTCCGCTAGAgagggctggggggcggggaggagccGCGGCTCCCGGGCggggctgctgccccagggGCTTGTGCTGGAAGCTGTTCGCTAGCAGGGAGTGCCCCTTTGATGGCAGCTGTTCGGTGGGGTGAGGGCAGGCCTGGCACCCCCAGCGGGCCGATGATTCCTAGTGGAGGCTGAGGCAGTGCTGTGGCTCGCTTGCTAGTACGTGTCTaaaggggggaggaggtaggagagagagaagagctaCTGTGCGATTATCCCAGTGGTACATGCTCTTCCTGCATGCCAGAGGCTCACATTCAGTTTCCTGGGTAGGGAATAAGTGATTCCATAGACATCTGTTCTGGAATTAATATTAAGTGCTCCCTGTTCTCTCAAGTGTAGTAGCTTACTATTTTAATTGCACTGTAGAACATTCCTCGTCCATCTTTTGGCATAGTTGCAGCGTTAAAGGGTTTAAATTGTTGCAGAAGCTGCAGAATAAAGGGactctttttgcatttcttggtAACTACAGAATTTATCTGCATT from Ciconia boyciana chromosome 8, ASM3463844v1, whole genome shotgun sequence harbors:
- the KCNIP2 gene encoding A-type potassium channel modulatory protein KCNIP2 isoform X1; protein product: MRSKGRKESLSDSRDLDGSYDQLTGNPPGQTKKALKQRFLKLLPCCRPKSIPSLSESKCFFLPLCVTVLASATLSSPGFLADSVEDEFELSTVCHRPEGLEQLQEQTKFTRKELQVLYRGFKNECPSGIVNEENFKQIYSQFFPQGDSSTYATFLFNAFDTDHDGSVSFEDFVSGLSIILRGTIDDRLNWAFNLYDLNKDGCITKEEMLDIMKSIYDMMGKYTYPAMREEAPREHVENFFQKMDRNNDGVVTIEEFLESCQKDENIMRSMQLFDNVI
- the KCNIP2 gene encoding A-type potassium channel modulatory protein KCNIP2 isoform X2, translating into MRSKGRKESLSDSRDLDGSYDQLTGNPPGQTKKALKQRFLKLLPCCRPKSIPSLSESKTVLASATLSSPGFLADSVEDEFELSTVCHRPEGLEQLQEQTKFTRKELQVLYRGFKNECPSGIVNEENFKQIYSQFFPQGDSSTYATFLFNAFDTDHDGSVSFEDFVSGLSIILRGTIDDRLNWAFNLYDLNKDGCITKEEMLDIMKSIYDMMGKYTYPAMREEAPREHVENFFQKMDRNNDGVVTIEEFLESCQKDENIMRSMQLFDNVI
- the KCNIP2 gene encoding A-type potassium channel modulatory protein KCNIP2 isoform X3 — translated: MRSKGRKESLSDSRDLDGSYDQLTDSVEDEFELSTVCHRPEGLEQLQEQTKFTRKELQVLYRGFKNECPSGIVNEENFKQIYSQFFPQGDSSTYATFLFNAFDTDHDGSVSFEDFVSGLSIILRGTIDDRLNWAFNLYDLNKDGCITKEEMLDIMKSIYDMMGKYTYPAMREEAPREHVENFFQKMDRNNDGVVTIEEFLESCQKDENIMRSMQLFDNVI